The Daucus carota subsp. sativus chromosome 2, DH1 v3.0, whole genome shotgun sequence genome includes a window with the following:
- the LOC108207011 gene encoding calmodulin-binding receptor kinase CaMRLK, translated as MKMMMLLIFMIFTSCIVLGDSTCNITTDQELLIKAFSSVSGFKSYWFSSHDLNCKSQHITHVNLSSRNLNGSVSWKYFKKLSYLQTIDLSNNSLKGYVPSWFWAIPTLVELNLSKNKLVGTIGFKISSESGPFSSIRHLNLSENRFTNLANISHFPNLTALDLSHNNLKFLPLGLNMLINIQYLDFSKCNISGSLNPISNLRSLTYLDVSINHMIGEFPSEFPPLSGLKFLNISFNNFSGNLTSANIEEFGHSAFVHAGKFNTSSKNINRSPTTVPHSIRIPPENDAQHQENLKKSNHTSKHKHLALAVSVSATILVIAMFMYIFYMHRKRKLAKKNRWAISKPAQIPFKVEKSGPFSFETESGTSWVADIKEPSSAAVVMFEKPLMNYLTFKDLIAATSHFGKESLLAEGRCGPVYRAILPGELHVAIKVLESARYIDIGDMKAIFDDISRLKHPNLLPISGYCIAGNEKLVLYEFMANGNLHQWLHELPAGKTNVEDWSTDTWEHSNEIANRHHISSPDKMEWLTRHRVAVGIARGLAYLHHGLSKPVVHGHLVPSNILLSDDLEPKIADFALGPDQVGRSPEADVYDFGTVLIELLTGQISSDETVNTVRRLVREGHGLNALDSRLRRGGDTVSEMVESLRVGYLCTAEVPRKRPTMQQVLGLLKEVNPLMEELN; from the exons atgaagatgatgatgctCTTGATATTCATGATTTTCACTTCATGTATAGTCTTAGGAGACTCTACATGTAACATCACCACTGACCAAGAGCTACTTATCAAGGCTTTCAGCTCAGTCTCTGGCTTCAAATCTTATTGGTTTAGCTCTCATGATCTGAACTGTAAAAGCCAACATATTACACATGTGAACCTCTCATCAAGAAATCTGAATGGTTCAGTTTCATGgaaatatttcaagaaattgtCTTATCTTCAAACAATTGATCTCTCCAACAATTCTCTCAAGGGCTATGTTCCAAGCTGGTTTTGGGCTATTCCAACCCTGGTTGAGCTTAATCTGTCCAAGAACAAGCTTGTAGGTACCATTGGTTTCAAAATCAGTTCAGAATCTGGTCCATTTTCATCAATCAGGCACCTCAATTTGTCCGAAAATAGGTTCACAAACTTGGCTAATATCTCCCATTTTCCAAATCTTACAGCTCTTGATCTTTCACATAACAATCTCAAATTCTTGCCTCTTGGTCTCAACATGCTGATCAACATACAATATCTTGATTTTTCAAAGTGTAACATTTCAGGTAGTTTAAATCCCATTTCAAATCTTCGCTCGTTAACTTACTTGGATGTCTCGATAAACCACATGATTGGTGAATTTCCTTCTGAATTCCCTCCGCTTTCTGGCCTCAAATTCTTGAACATctcatttaataattttagtgGCAATTTAACTTCAGCCAATATCGAAGAATTCGGCCACTCTGCCTTTGTTCATGCCGGAAAATTCAACACAAGTTCCAAAAACATCAACAGAAGTCCCACAACAGTACCTCATTCAATACGAATTCCACCTGAAAACGATGCGCAACATCAAGAAAACCTTAAGAAAAGTAATCATACTTCAAAGCACAAGCATCTGGCTCTAGCTGTATCTGTTTCAGCCACAATTTTGGTCATTGCCATGTTTATGTACATTTTCTATATGcatagaaaaagaaaactagCAAAGAAAAACAGATGGGCAATCTCGAAACCAGCTCAAATACcatttaaagttgaaaaatcAGGACCCTTTTCATTTGAGACAGAGTCAGGGACCTCATGGGTGGCCGATATCAAAGAACCATCATCAGCAGCTGTAGTAATGTTTGAGAAGCCTCTGATGAACTATCTTACCTTCAAGGACTTGATTGCTGCCACGTCACATTTTGGGAAAGAATCCTTGCTTGCAGAAGGTAGGTGCGGGCCTGTTTACAGAGCTATTCTGCCAGGTGAGCTCCATGTGGCCATCAAGGTGTTGGAGAGTGCTAGGTACATTGATATTGGTGACATGAAGGCCATTTTTGATGACATCTCGAGGCTTAAACATCCCAATCTGTTGCCCATCTCTGGTTACTGCATTGCAG GCAATGAGAAGTTAGTGTTGTACGAGTTTATGGCCAATGGTAATCTCCATCAATGGCTTCACGAGCTTCCAGCTGGTAAAACCAATGTAGAGGATTGGAGCACTGACACTTGGGAGCATAGCAATGAAATTGCGAATAGACACCACATTTCATCCCCTGACAAAATGGAGTGGCTCACTCGCCATCGCGTTGCAGTTGGCATTGCTCGTGGACTCGCCTACCTCCACCACGGCCTCTCTAAACCAGTGGTGCATGGCCATCTAGTCCCATCCAATATCTTACTATCCGACGACTTGGAACCAAAAATTGCAGATTTTGCATTAGGCCCAGATCAGGTCGGCAGGTCCCCTGAGGCCGACGTGTATGATTTTGGTACAGTCTTAATCGAGTTGTTAACTGGTCAAATCAGTTCAGATGAGACCGTGAACACAGTTAGGAGATTAGTTAGGGAGGGACATGGACTAAATGCATTGGACTCGAGGTTAAGACGTGGTGGTGACACCGTCAGTGAGATGGTGGAGAGTCTCCGAGTTGGATACTTGTGCACAGCAGAAGTGCCACGAAAAAGACCAACTATGCAACAAGTATTAGGTTTGCTGAAGGAAGTAAATCCTCTAATGGAGGAGTTGAACTAA